In Arachis hypogaea cultivar Tifrunner chromosome 2, arahy.Tifrunner.gnm2.J5K5, whole genome shotgun sequence, a genomic segment contains:
- the LOC112720892 gene encoding uncharacterized protein — MVDCNNNTRKHNDSSSNKIFVGGLAWETQKETLRRYFEQFGDIIEAVVITDKNTGRSKGYGFVTFKDPEAAKKACQNPSPIIDGRRANCNIASTAANKKHSSQTPQHERFKPVAGILASPSHHHFVPSSTFFHQPNEQFRIPYPTYRYNGYSQETMVPMNCYAIYGGQQFSPYYPSNNGAIGPLGFIPNIYPLNAQYAHRYHSHQGHGFRVQYPQMMQIPVLPPRRPYGSPGILTFPPSMPTPPITNSGTRTAIKKTEVATRKGASASRPKRTSSI, encoded by the exons ATGGTGGATTGTAACAACAATACAAGGAAACACAATGATTCAAGTTCTAACAAAATATTTGTTGGAGGGTTGGCTTGGGAGACTCAAAAGGAGACACTGAGAAGATATTTTGAGCAATTTGGAGATATTATAGAGGCTGTTGTCATAACAGACAAGAACACTGGAAGGTCCAAGGGTTATGGCTTT GTCACATTCAAGGATCCAGAGGCAGCAAAGAAAGCATGCCAAAATCCATCTCCAATAATTGATGGGAGAAGGGCAAATTGTAATATTGCATCAACTGCTGCAAACAAGAAACACTCATCACAAACTCCTCAACATG AAAGGTTTAAACCAGTGGCTGGAATATTGGCTTCACCTTCTCATCATCATTTTGTTCCTTCATCAACATTTTTCCATCAACCTAATGAACAATTCAGAATTCCTTATCCAACTTATAG ATATAATGGATACTCACAAGAAACAATGGTCCCTATG aattgttATGCTATCTATGGAGGTCAACAATTCTCACCTTACTACCCTTCCAATAATGGGGCAATAGGGCCATTAGGGTTTATCCCTAATATTTACCCTTTGAATGCTCAATATGCACATAGATATCATAGTCATCAAGGTCATGGTTTTAGGGTTCAATATCCACAAATGATGCAAATTCCAGTTTTACCCCCTAGAAGACCATATGGCTCACCTGGTATCTTGACTTTTCCTCCTTCAATGCCAACACCACCAATTACTAATTCAg GGACAAGAACTGCTATTAAAAAAACAGAAGTGGCAACAAGAAAAGGTGCAAGTGCTTCAAGACCCAAAAGAACTTCTTCTATCTAA
- the LOC112734410 gene encoding uncharacterized protein translates to MGNCVFKGLQNGVLEDMMVKVVTSNGGIMELYSPITVECITNEFPGHGIFRRYHNMISEPLSNSEELHGGQIYYLLPLNPTLLSSSSKRVPITETNNPNITPYRMSTCEKNTNPNPNNNKNTWWEPHEVLPRYNNTGVWKVKLVISPEKLSEILAQDSRTEALIESVRTVAKCGSGVAPSSMMTNSDQWSVCSSSCKGSTFGVDS, encoded by the coding sequence atggggaATTGTGTGTTCAAAGGGTTGCAAAATGGTGTATTGGAGGACATGATGGTGAAAGTAGTGACCTCAAATGGTGGAATCATGGAACTATACTCTCCCATCACAGTTGAATGCATAACAAACGAGTTTCCGGGCCATGGCATTTTTCGTAGGTATCATAACATGATATCAGAACCTCTATCAAACAGCGAAGAACTCCATGGCGGCCAAATATACTACCTCCTACCTCTAAATCCAACATTATTATCTTCATCAAGCAAAAGGGTACCTATAACCGAAACCAATAATCCCAACATAACACCATATAGAATGTCCACGTGTGAAAAGAacacaaaccctaaccctaacaataacaagaacacatgGTGGGAACCTCATGAGGTTCTTCCTAGGTACAACAACACGGGTGTGTGGAAGGTGAAGCTTGTAATAAGCCCCGAGAAGCTGTCGGAGATTCTTGCACAAGATTCTAGGACCGAGGCGTTGATAGAGAGTGTGAGGACGGTGGCGAAGTGCGGCAGCGGCGTTGCGCCGTCGTCGATGATGACCAACTCCGATCAATGGAGCGTGTGTAGTAGCAGTTGTAAAGGTTCTACGTTTGGTGTGGATAGTTAA